A part of Citrifermentans bremense genomic DNA contains:
- the modB gene encoding molybdate ABC transporter permease subunit, with translation MLALTSTDYDAIWLSIKVAAAAMAVSLPFGVAFAYLLTFRHFKGKVLLEVMVNLPLTLPPVVIGYLLLLLLGKNGWLGSLLDAAGIRLIFTWKAAVIASACVGFPLLVRSIRIGMESIDMQLIQASRTLGAPWHDTLVTVILPLSLHGIVAGSSLMFARSLGEFGATIIVAGNIPGVTQTIPLAIYDYASSPTSETLALSLCAVSIAISVVVLFCHEVFGKKLARRR, from the coding sequence ATGCTCGCGCTGACAAGCACCGATTACGATGCCATATGGCTCTCCATAAAGGTGGCCGCGGCCGCTATGGCCGTATCGCTTCCTTTTGGGGTTGCCTTCGCCTACCTGCTTACCTTTCGTCATTTCAAGGGAAAAGTGCTGCTTGAAGTGATGGTTAACCTGCCGTTAACGCTCCCTCCCGTGGTAATAGGCTACTTACTTCTTCTGCTGCTAGGCAAGAACGGGTGGCTCGGTTCGCTGCTGGATGCAGCCGGCATCCGTCTCATCTTTACCTGGAAGGCTGCGGTTATTGCGTCTGCCTGTGTCGGATTCCCGCTGTTGGTAAGGTCCATAAGAATCGGGATGGAGTCCATAGACATGCAACTGATTCAGGCATCGCGAACTCTCGGCGCCCCGTGGCATGACACGCTAGTCACCGTGATTCTGCCGCTTTCTTTGCACGGGATCGTGGCCGGTTCCTCCCTCATGTTCGCCCGCAGCCTGGGAGAATTCGGCGCGACAATCATTGTGGCCGGCAATATTCCTGGCGTGACCCAGACCATCCCACTGGCCATCTACGACTATGCCAGTTCTCCGACAAGCGAAACACTTGCACTTTCGCTTTGTGCCGTGTCCATCGCCATCTCAGTGGTAGTTCTCTTCTGTCATGAAGTCTTCGGCAAGAAGCTGGCAAGGAGGAGGTGA
- the modC gene encoding molybdenum ABC transporter ATP-binding protein, with amino-acid sequence MEIRIAVEKQLGSFSLQADVTMAGERIGIFGASGSGKSTLVGLLAGLHQPDRGEISVDGHCFFSSSKTIDVPPEQRRIAIVFQQHCLFPHLDVKANLLYGYRRSKPEHRSIDFETLVEVLNLRELLSRGINNLSGGEKQRVALGRALLSNPRLLLMDEPLSALDDTLRFQIIPYLKRVSEQMRIPYLFISHSLVETRLMAEQVVVVSGGAIVAQTTSEQLARSRMDESPVGYINLLKLTRRRKANDLYAYSWGADELLISAGSDQPEALFELSSKDIILCKKHPEVISARNLLKCNVINTFNSGNKVGVELASGDGRLVAEVVNQAADELDIGVGSELYVAIKASAFRRRG; translated from the coding sequence ATGGAAATCCGGATTGCAGTAGAGAAACAGCTGGGAAGCTTTTCGCTGCAGGCCGATGTGACAATGGCAGGTGAACGGATAGGCATCTTCGGCGCATCGGGTAGCGGCAAATCGACCCTGGTCGGATTGCTGGCGGGGTTGCATCAGCCGGACCGGGGGGAAATCAGCGTCGATGGGCACTGCTTCTTCAGCAGCAGCAAAACGATCGATGTTCCGCCGGAACAACGCAGGATCGCCATTGTATTTCAGCAACACTGTCTCTTCCCTCATCTGGACGTGAAGGCTAATCTGCTGTATGGATACAGGCGCAGCAAGCCGGAGCATCGCAGCATTGACTTCGAAACCCTGGTAGAGGTGCTCAACCTCAGGGAGCTTCTGAGCCGTGGCATCAACAACCTTTCCGGTGGCGAGAAACAGCGGGTGGCGCTGGGGCGGGCTTTGCTTTCGAATCCCCGGCTTCTCCTTATGGACGAGCCTCTGTCTGCGCTTGACGATACTCTCAGGTTTCAGATCATCCCCTATCTCAAGAGGGTCAGTGAGCAGATGCGGATTCCTTACCTCTTCATCTCGCATTCTCTGGTGGAGACGCGACTTATGGCAGAGCAGGTTGTTGTTGTATCGGGGGGCGCGATCGTCGCACAGACGACATCCGAGCAGCTTGCCCGTTCCCGCATGGATGAAAGTCCGGTAGGCTACATTAATCTGTTAAAACTCACCCGCCGTCGCAAGGCAAATGACCTGTACGCTTACAGTTGGGGCGCCGACGAGCTCCTTATCTCCGCCGGCAGTGATCAGCCTGAGGCGCTTTTCGAACTCTCATCCAAAGACATCATACTGTGCAAGAAACACCCCGAGGTAATCAGCGCGCGGAACCTGCTGAAATGCAACGTAATCAATACCTTTAATTCCGGTAACAAAGTTGGGGTGGAACTGGCCAGTGGCGACGGACGATTGGTCGCAGAGGTTGTTAATCAGGCAGCAGACGAACTCGATATTGGTGTCGGCAGTGAGCTTTATGTGGCAATCAAGGCTTCTGCTTTTCGAAGAAGAGGTTAG